The following proteins are co-located in the Candidatus Planktophila lacus genome:
- a CDS encoding amidase family protein — protein MLSKDSYERSLSKIAEIDASGYQLNSVLAVTEDLIFNEVDGPLAGVPILIKDNIEALGLPATAGSLALADTPVVRDSTIAKRLRAAGATIIGSTNLSEWANIRSGKSTSGWSAVGGLTANPWKHAHSAGGSSSGSGAAVGAGIVSMAVGSETDGSIVCPASLNGCVGIKPTVGSIPRDAMIPISASQDTPGPMAQSVAQVALLLEVLTGKGGYQSAVNDSSEIRIGVVKEWVTENPGTNQLFQDLVSKLSKQVKIVEISLPAPSDQEGESEFKVLMHELNEDLAGYLATREGARVKTLQDVVDFNLANKDSELQHFGQEYFDMALKLGGRNSDYQKLRSENLDWAINKVLTPGFEEFDILIGETYAPAWKSNLGGGDDYGSASWISMAPAIAGTPIGALPMGLVDGLPVAVGVVARANQEERLIQAMALIEKTLDLGVLKPTFLK, from the coding sequence ATGTTGAGTAAAGATAGTTACGAGAGATCTTTAAGCAAAATTGCTGAGATTGACGCTTCTGGTTATCAACTCAATTCAGTCTTGGCGGTAACCGAAGATTTAATTTTTAATGAGGTCGATGGCCCATTGGCTGGTGTTCCAATTCTGATAAAGGACAACATAGAAGCGTTAGGACTACCCGCAACTGCAGGTTCGCTGGCTCTTGCAGATACACCAGTGGTTCGTGATTCAACAATCGCCAAACGCTTGCGTGCTGCTGGTGCAACCATTATCGGTTCAACAAATCTTTCTGAGTGGGCAAATATTCGCTCTGGAAAATCAACAAGTGGCTGGTCTGCAGTTGGTGGACTTACCGCTAACCCTTGGAAGCATGCGCACAGCGCAGGCGGCTCTTCTTCAGGTTCAGGCGCAGCTGTTGGTGCCGGAATAGTCTCAATGGCAGTTGGCAGCGAAACAGACGGATCAATTGTTTGTCCGGCATCACTAAATGGTTGCGTTGGCATTAAGCCAACCGTTGGTTCAATTCCACGCGATGCAATGATTCCTATTAGCGCGAGCCAAGACACACCAGGGCCTATGGCGCAGAGCGTTGCACAGGTGGCGCTTTTGTTAGAAGTTTTAACGGGCAAAGGTGGATATCAATCGGCAGTTAACGATAGTTCTGAGATTCGTATCGGAGTTGTTAAAGAATGGGTAACGGAGAACCCTGGCACCAATCAGCTCTTCCAAGATCTTGTTAGCAAGTTGAGTAAACAAGTAAAGATTGTCGAAATCTCACTGCCAGCCCCAAGTGATCAAGAAGGAGAGTCGGAGTTCAAGGTTTTGATGCACGAATTAAATGAAGATTTAGCTGGCTATCTAGCGACTCGTGAGGGTGCGCGCGTAAAGACTTTGCAAGATGTTGTTGATTTCAATCTCGCAAATAAGGATTCGGAGTTGCAGCACTTCGGTCAGGAATACTTTGACATGGCACTCAAGTTAGGTGGCCGAAATAGCGATTATCAAAAGTTGCGAAGCGAAAATTTAGATTGGGCGATAAATAAAGTTTTGACGCCGGGATTTGAAGAGTTCGATATTTTGATCGGTGAAACTTATGCACCCGCATGGAAGAGCAATCTGGGCGGGGGAGATGATTACGGTTCTGCATCGTGGATCTCAATGGCGCCAGCAATTGCCGGCACTCCAATCGGCGCACTTCCGATGGGCTTAGTTGATGGGTTGCCCGTGGCAGTTGGCGTTGTTGCTAGAGCAAATCAAGAAGAGCGTTTAATTCAAGCGATGGCCTTGATCGAGAAGACTCTCGACCTAGGCGTACTTAAACCAACTTTCTTAAAGTAA
- a CDS encoding alpha/beta hydrolase: MGVIGAPAGLLEDWAADGSGKNKSVGVLLVHGYTGSPASMRPWAEYLNQRGFTVRVPLLPGHGTKPEDLNEVKWEQWPAKVEAELAELFKTCSRVFICGLSMGGGTTLNVATRYSDRISGIILVNPMIHVAMVSPQLAFVLSRFQKMRKSVGDDIKRPGISEWGYDALPTRGIHQLLIMLKYTRERLHDVTVPMQLFHSVDDHTLPVSNTEIIMKGVGSRIKQRIELTNSYHVATLDYDAEIIFENSKIFIETHAAD; this comes from the coding sequence ATGGGAGTAATTGGAGCGCCCGCTGGTCTGCTTGAAGATTGGGCAGCAGATGGAAGCGGAAAAAATAAAAGTGTCGGTGTTCTATTGGTGCATGGATACACCGGATCGCCGGCTTCGATGCGACCTTGGGCAGAGTATTTAAATCAAAGAGGATTTACTGTCAGAGTTCCTTTACTGCCTGGCCACGGAACCAAACCCGAAGATTTAAATGAAGTGAAATGGGAGCAGTGGCCCGCCAAAGTTGAAGCCGAGTTAGCAGAACTTTTCAAGACTTGCTCAAGGGTATTTATCTGTGGTCTTTCCATGGGTGGCGGAACAACGCTAAACGTTGCTACGCGTTATTCGGATCGGATCAGCGGAATCATCTTGGTGAACCCAATGATTCACGTGGCAATGGTTAGCCCGCAGTTAGCGTTCGTGCTTTCGAGATTTCAAAAGATGCGCAAATCTGTCGGAGATGACATAAAACGTCCAGGAATTTCGGAGTGGGGTTATGACGCCCTACCTACAAGAGGAATCCATCAACTCTTGATCATGTTGAAATACACAAGAGAACGCCTGCATGACGTCACCGTACCAATGCAGTTATTCCATAGCGTTGATGACCACACCCTTCCAGTATCTAATACTGAAATAATCATGAAGGGCGTAGGTTCCAGAATTAAGCAGAGGATTGAACTAACCAATAGCTACCACGTTGCCACCCTTGATTACGATGCCGAAATAATCTTCGAAAATTCCAAGATTTTTATTGAGACTCACGCCGCGGATTGA
- a CDS encoding exonuclease domain-containing protein, with protein MSVHALSLAETTFVVLDLETSGAAPSTGAAITEIGALKVRGGEIIGEFQSFVNPGHSLPDFITALTGITDSMLFDAPTIAEILPTFFEFLGSHHETVLVAHNAPFDIGFLKAAAIESENIWPEFIVVDTVRIARSALGRDEVQDCKLSTLAEFFGASIEPNHRALDDARATVDVMHGIFERLGTFGVSTLGELTTFKRKRERKALD; from the coding sequence ATGTCGGTACATGCACTCTCTCTTGCAGAAACCACATTTGTAGTTCTCGACCTCGAAACCTCTGGGGCGGCCCCGTCTACCGGCGCTGCTATTACCGAGATCGGTGCCCTGAAAGTTCGGGGTGGCGAAATAATCGGTGAGTTTCAAAGTTTTGTAAACCCTGGTCATTCACTTCCTGATTTCATAACCGCGCTAACTGGCATAACAGATTCGATGCTCTTTGATGCGCCAACAATTGCAGAAATACTCCCAACCTTCTTTGAGTTTCTCGGTTCTCATCACGAAACGGTTCTTGTCGCCCATAACGCTCCGTTCGATATTGGTTTTCTAAAAGCTGCCGCGATTGAAAGTGAAAACATTTGGCCTGAATTTATTGTTGTAGATACGGTTCGAATTGCCAGATCTGCCTTGGGTCGCGACGAGGTGCAAGATTGCAAACTATCAACCTTGGCCGAATTTTTCGGGGCATCGATCGAACCTAACCATCGCGCCTTAGATGATGCCCGGGCTACCGTTGATGTCATGCACGGAATCTTTGAACGCCTCGGAACCTTTGGAGTATCAACGCTAGGAGAGCTAACAACCTTCAAACGTAAACGTGAACGTAAAGCCCTAGATTAA
- the trpD gene encoding anthranilate phosphoribosyltransferase translates to MSSIDWAGVIAKLENGLDLLPLEAQAVMREVLEDRADKEVLKSFLIALKNKGETPEEVGALVSQMYQFCAPITINERAVDTVGTGGDGAHTINISTTAAIIAAAAGSRVVKHGNRAASSKSGAGDLLEALGVAINLDGAKVAQTVAELGIGFCFAPIFHPAMRFAAPARKELATATVFNILGPLANPAKPKAAAIGVANDRMHLVMAQVLAERGVEGFVFRGDDGLDEITLATTTSVLTIGNGEISSDRIDAKDFALANAPISALVGGDAQENARITKAIFAGERGAPRDAVLLNAAAAIAAYDGEFELSIHERLSKSLKKATESIDSGKASSLLGEWVLLSNKLAAN, encoded by the coding sequence ATGAGCTCAATTGATTGGGCCGGCGTTATCGCCAAATTAGAAAACGGTCTTGATCTCCTACCTCTAGAGGCGCAAGCGGTCATGCGTGAAGTATTGGAAGATCGTGCTGATAAAGAAGTTTTAAAAAGTTTCTTAATTGCGCTAAAAAACAAAGGCGAGACTCCCGAAGAAGTCGGAGCGCTTGTTTCTCAGATGTATCAATTTTGCGCACCAATAACTATCAATGAACGCGCCGTAGATACTGTCGGAACTGGCGGCGACGGTGCCCACACGATCAACATTTCAACTACCGCAGCGATCATTGCTGCAGCGGCAGGATCGCGTGTTGTGAAGCATGGCAATCGTGCCGCGTCTTCGAAATCTGGCGCCGGCGACCTTCTCGAAGCCCTCGGTGTTGCAATCAATCTGGATGGCGCAAAAGTTGCTCAAACAGTTGCCGAGCTCGGCATCGGTTTCTGCTTTGCTCCAATTTTTCATCCAGCGATGCGCTTTGCAGCGCCAGCTCGTAAAGAGTTAGCAACTGCAACGGTCTTTAACATCCTTGGCCCTCTTGCCAATCCAGCCAAGCCAAAAGCCGCAGCAATAGGCGTTGCCAATGATCGAATGCATTTAGTGATGGCCCAAGTGCTGGCCGAACGTGGCGTAGAAGGTTTCGTATTCCGCGGAGATGATGGTTTGGATGAAATCACTTTGGCCACGACAACTTCAGTTCTAACAATCGGTAATGGCGAAATCTCCAGTGATCGCATCGACGCTAAGGACTTTGCATTAGCTAACGCGCCGATTTCGGCTCTAGTTGGGGGAGATGCGCAAGAAAATGCTCGCATCACCAAAGCGATCTTTGCTGGGGAACGCGGTGCACCTAGAGATGCAGTTTTACTCAACGCCGCCGCTGCGATCGCCGCCTATGATGGAGAGTTCGAGCTCTCGATTCATGAACGTTTAAGTAAGTCACTGAAGAAGGCGACAGAGAGCATTGACTCTGGAAAGGCAAGTTCTTTGCTTGGCGAATGGGTTCTGCTGAGCAATAAATTAGCCGCTAATTAA
- a CDS encoding response regulator transcription factor, translated as MNSPSKPIIVIYSDDSAVRQSIVAALGKKVAADLPEHQIEEFATGPALRSYIDRKSVSGNLRADLFILDGEAVPEGGMGIARQLKDEVFNCPPVLLITGRREDAWLAAWSRAEASVIHPIDPFTLANTVANLMRTSAVATA; from the coding sequence ATGAATTCTCCGAGCAAGCCGATCATCGTTATCTATTCCGATGATTCGGCGGTGCGCCAGTCGATTGTTGCCGCTTTGGGAAAGAAAGTTGCCGCCGATCTACCAGAGCATCAGATTGAGGAATTCGCTACTGGGCCGGCGCTTCGCTCATACATTGATCGCAAGAGCGTTTCAGGAAATCTCCGTGCAGATCTATTTATTTTAGATGGGGAGGCAGTACCTGAGGGCGGTATGGGAATTGCCCGCCAATTAAAGGATGAGGTTTTTAACTGCCCGCCAGTTCTGCTGATAACTGGCAGACGAGAAGATGCCTGGCTTGCTGCATGGTCGCGCGCCGAAGCTAGCGTTATCCATCCGATCGACCCATTTACCTTGGCAAATACCGTTGCAAACTTGATGCGCACTAGCGCAGTTGCCACCGCTTAA
- a CDS encoding cytochrome c oxidase subunit 3: protein MTSTSTATHHNINRPNMVAVGTIVWLSSELMFFAALFAMYFTTRAVQGPEIWLESTEVLNIPFAAFNTTVLVLSSVTCQFGVFAAERFQAKRTGSLLNVKSWGMREWFSLTFLMGAFFIAGQVYEYASLTHEGLALSTNAYTSVFYLATGFHGLHVTGGLIAFLIVMVRVAKARRFTHNQATTAIVASYYWHFVDVVWIALFAAIYLIK, encoded by the coding sequence ATGACCAGCACATCGACTGCGACCCATCACAACATCAATCGCCCCAATATGGTGGCGGTCGGAACGATCGTATGGCTCTCAAGTGAGTTGATGTTCTTTGCGGCGCTCTTTGCAATGTATTTCACTACGCGCGCAGTCCAAGGCCCAGAGATCTGGCTTGAGTCAACGGAAGTTTTGAATATTCCTTTCGCTGCATTTAACACAACAGTTTTGGTTCTCTCATCTGTAACCTGCCAATTCGGAGTATTTGCCGCTGAACGTTTCCAAGCAAAGCGCACAGGCTCACTTCTAAATGTTAAATCTTGGGGCATGCGCGAATGGTTCTCTCTAACCTTCCTCATGGGCGCATTCTTTATCGCGGGCCAAGTTTATGAATATGCCAGCCTTACTCACGAAGGTTTAGCGCTTTCAACTAACGCCTACACATCTGTCTTTTACCTAGCAACCGGCTTCCACGGATTACACGTGACCGGCGGGTTGATTGCATTTCTGATTGTCATGGTCCGCGTCGCAAAGGCGCGACGTTTTACTCACAACCAAGCTACAACAGCGATCGTTGCCTCTTACTACTGGCACTTCGTTGATGTTGTTTGGATTGCACTCTTCGCAGCGATTTATCTAATTAAGTAA
- a CDS encoding c-type cytochrome produces MKRLSRFRRHRAVAPLLLVLALLSIGTTFSVAGASTSTPITAAERSALIEEGKEIFLKGCSSCHGLNAEGATIAPSLIGVGAASVDFQVATGRMPMADMSQQAMRKAPVYNEREVEALAAYVASLAPGPEIPGEEHLNYERDGSLAEGGELFRTNCAMCHNFAGQGGALTRGKYAPTVMGVTSRHIYEAMITGPQSMPVFSDKTITPEEKLSIIKWIKAVEVEPQLGGASLGRVGPVTEGLLVWTLGLGLLIGVAVWLAMKAR; encoded by the coding sequence TTGAAGCGTCTCTCACGTTTTCGCAGGCACCGCGCAGTAGCCCCGCTTCTCTTGGTGCTTGCACTCCTTTCGATAGGAACCACTTTCTCTGTAGCCGGGGCTTCTACAAGTACTCCGATCACTGCCGCTGAAAGAAGCGCTTTGATCGAAGAAGGTAAGGAGATATTCCTTAAAGGCTGCTCTTCATGCCACGGCTTAAATGCTGAAGGTGCAACCATCGCGCCTTCACTAATCGGCGTAGGTGCCGCTTCGGTTGATTTCCAAGTTGCTACAGGGCGTATGCCTATGGCTGATATGAGCCAGCAAGCGATGCGTAAGGCACCTGTCTACAACGAACGCGAAGTGGAAGCGCTGGCTGCCTATGTTGCATCTCTTGCTCCGGGACCTGAAATTCCTGGTGAGGAACACTTGAATTACGAACGCGATGGATCTCTTGCAGAAGGTGGAGAGTTATTCCGCACAAACTGCGCGATGTGCCACAACTTCGCCGGACAAGGTGGAGCGTTAACTCGTGGAAAGTACGCGCCAACAGTTATGGGAGTTACTTCACGCCATATCTATGAAGCGATGATTACTGGTCCTCAATCAATGCCGGTCTTCTCTGATAAAACAATTACCCCTGAAGAAAAACTCTCAATCATTAAGTGGATTAAAGCCGTTGAAGTTGAACCACAGTTGGGTGGCGCATCACTTGGACGCGTTGGTCCAGTAACTGAAGGTTTATTAGTTTGGACTCTTGGACTCGGACTGCTAATTGGTGTTGCAGTCTGGCTAGCGATGAAGGCGAGATAG
- a CDS encoding ubiquinol-cytochrome c reductase iron-sulfur subunit translates to MSNEIEAIKDPGLPAHVHRRADTDPKAAKKAERQVAILFLLSAAGTVLLIASYIFIPQDVFIFFPVLGSTNAHQLFLGLGMAASLFFIGMGAIHWAKTLMPDEEVIIQRHEFRSPDEDREEFVKAAKAGAEAAGLGRRSLIKRSLGLSLGLVGLSPLILLRDLGPLPGDSLTKTSWKKGTRLVTDPGDRPIRPEDLEVGAVAQTLPAIAAGEHRKLSDIAKDAVLLIRLRPEEFNLDAERLSWTHEGIIAFSKICSHMGCAVALYEQQTKHLLCPCHQSTFDVTRAAKVIFGPAARPLPQLAITVDSEGYLVAQNPFNEPVGPSFWERSS, encoded by the coding sequence ATGTCGAATGAAATCGAAGCGATAAAAGATCCAGGGCTACCAGCACACGTTCACCGTCGTGCCGACACCGATCCGAAGGCAGCTAAGAAGGCTGAGCGCCAAGTTGCGATTCTCTTTTTACTCTCCGCAGCCGGAACAGTTCTCTTAATCGCCTCTTATATCTTCATTCCTCAGGATGTCTTTATCTTCTTCCCAGTTCTTGGTAGCACTAACGCACACCAACTCTTTCTTGGTCTCGGAATGGCTGCATCTCTCTTCTTTATCGGAATGGGTGCGATCCACTGGGCAAAGACCTTAATGCCGGATGAAGAAGTAATTATTCAGCGCCATGAATTTCGTTCACCAGATGAAGATCGTGAAGAATTTGTAAAGGCTGCAAAGGCTGGCGCCGAAGCGGCAGGTCTTGGTCGCCGCTCACTTATTAAACGCTCCCTCGGTCTTTCGTTAGGCCTAGTAGGACTCTCTCCGCTAATTCTTCTTCGTGACTTGGGCCCGCTTCCAGGTGATTCACTTACCAAGACATCTTGGAAAAAGGGAACTCGTCTGGTTACAGATCCAGGTGATCGACCAATTCGTCCAGAAGATCTCGAAGTTGGCGCGGTTGCTCAGACACTTCCAGCAATAGCCGCTGGTGAACATCGCAAACTTTCCGATATTGCTAAAGATGCCGTTTTATTGATTCGCCTTCGACCAGAAGAGTTCAACTTAGATGCTGAAAGACTCTCTTGGACACATGAAGGCATCATCGCCTTCTCAAAGATTTGCTCACATATGGGATGCGCCGTGGCCTTGTACGAACAGCAAACAAAGCACCTGCTCTGCCCTTGCCACCAGTCAACATTTGATGTGACGCGCGCTGCCAAGGTGATCTTCGGACCAGCTGCTCGCCCACTGCCTCAACTCGCGATAACAGTAGATTCCGAGGGATACTTGGTCGCACAGAATCCATTTAACGAACCGGTCGGACCTAGCTTCTGGGAGCGCTCATCATGA
- a CDS encoding cytochrome b codes for MTARERIAGSVANYVDERTGAAKWMKKNLTKVFPDHWSFLLGEIALYSFIILLLSGTYLTFWFDPSQREVIYDGAYEPLQGIEMSAAYASTLDISFEVRGGLLMRQIHHWAALIFMAAIVVHLMRVYFTGAFRKPREFNWIIGVGLLTLGIVEGFLGYSLPDDLLSGTGIRIAEAIIQALPVVGSYLAFFAFGGAFPGEAFIPRIYTVHVLLLPGAFLALITVHLMLVWYQKHTQYPGPGRTEKNVVGYPLLPVYMAKAGGFFFIVFGVTAFLGAVASINPIWLYGPYTPAQVSAGSQPDWYMGWLDGLVRMAPPLESYIFGYTISWNILIPGLIVPGILFTGMALYPFIESWITGDKREHHLLDRPRNAPNRTALGAMSLTFMLVALINGGNDIIAITFDLTINQIMWFSRIGIFVLPPLAFVITKRICLSLQRADRELVLHGRETGRLVMMPHGEFVEVHEPISPEKAWLLTQHEQIPALALEEHDASGVRRPKALKNKLRARMSKAHAVSIPKVTSEDLKQIENH; via the coding sequence ATGACAGCACGTGAAAGAATCGCAGGCAGCGTTGCAAATTACGTTGACGAAAGAACTGGCGCTGCCAAATGGATGAAGAAGAATTTAACAAAGGTATTCCCTGATCACTGGTCATTCCTTCTTGGTGAAATTGCACTTTACTCATTTATCATCTTGCTCCTCTCTGGAACTTACCTAACTTTCTGGTTTGATCCATCGCAGCGCGAAGTAATCTATGACGGCGCTTATGAACCTCTTCAAGGTATTGAGATGTCTGCTGCATATGCATCAACTCTTGATATCTCATTCGAAGTTCGTGGCGGACTTTTGATGCGCCAGATTCACCACTGGGCAGCCCTAATCTTTATGGCAGCGATTGTTGTTCACTTGATGCGCGTTTACTTCACTGGCGCATTCCGCAAGCCACGCGAGTTCAACTGGATTATCGGAGTTGGTCTATTAACTCTTGGAATCGTTGAAGGCTTCTTGGGCTACTCACTTCCAGATGACCTACTTTCTGGAACAGGAATCCGTATTGCTGAAGCAATTATTCAAGCCTTGCCAGTCGTTGGTTCTTATCTAGCGTTCTTCGCATTCGGAGGAGCATTCCCTGGAGAAGCATTTATCCCACGTATCTACACGGTTCACGTTCTGCTTCTACCAGGAGCATTCTTAGCGCTGATAACAGTTCACTTAATGTTGGTCTGGTACCAGAAGCACACTCAATACCCTGGTCCTGGTCGCACTGAAAAGAATGTTGTCGGTTATCCACTTCTTCCTGTCTACATGGCTAAGGCCGGCGGCTTCTTCTTTATCGTCTTCGGAGTAACTGCATTTCTCGGCGCAGTCGCATCCATTAACCCAATCTGGTTATACGGTCCATACACGCCTGCACAGGTTTCTGCAGGATCCCAGCCCGATTGGTATATGGGTTGGCTCGATGGGTTAGTTCGTATGGCTCCGCCACTTGAGAGTTACATATTTGGTTACACAATCTCTTGGAACATTTTGATTCCAGGATTGATTGTTCCGGGCATCCTATTTACCGGAATGGCGCTCTATCCATTTATCGAAAGTTGGATAACTGGAGATAAACGCGAACACCATCTCCTTGATCGTCCGCGCAATGCGCCAAACCGCACAGCGCTCGGAGCGATGTCTCTGACATTTATGCTTGTTGCACTTATCAACGGTGGTAACGACATTATCGCCATAACCTTTGATCTAACGATTAATCAGATTATGTGGTTCTCGCGAATCGGTATCTTTGTACTTCCACCACTTGCCTTTGTAATTACCAAACGCATCTGCCTTTCATTACAGCGCGCTGATCGCGAGCTAGTACTTCATGGCCGCGAAACCGGTCGCTTAGTGATGATGCCGCATGGAGAGTTCGTTGAAGTTCACGAGCCAATCTCACCTGAAAAGGCTTGGCTGTTAACTCAGCATGAACAGATTCCTGCGCTAGCTCTTGAAGAGCACGATGCCAGCGGAGTACGTCGTCCAAAGGCGCTGAAGAATAAGTTACGCGCACGTATGAGCAAAGCTCATGCCGTATCGATTCCGAAGGTAACCTCTGAAGATCTAAAGCAGATCGAGAACCACTAA
- a CDS encoding SRPBCC family protein: MEKVRAEILNTGSDLATSAQIEISAPAQQIFDLIADPRCHQLFDGSGTVQGSISGPVRLHLGAKFGMAMKIRLPYRITNTVVAFEEGRRISWCHLMKWTWSYQLEELANGKTLVIETFDAREIPFYAKRWLKITGAMAHNPKWIAKSLVRLKAICETN, encoded by the coding sequence ATGGAAAAAGTGCGCGCCGAAATTCTAAATACCGGCTCCGACCTCGCTACCTCAGCACAAATTGAAATTAGCGCACCAGCACAACAAATCTTTGACTTGATTGCAGACCCGCGTTGCCACCAGCTCTTCGATGGCTCTGGCACGGTGCAGGGGAGTATCTCGGGACCGGTTCGACTTCATCTTGGTGCGAAGTTCGGAATGGCGATGAAGATCAGGTTGCCATATCGCATCACAAACACGGTTGTAGCGTTTGAAGAAGGCCGCAGGATTTCTTGGTGTCACTTGATGAAGTGGACCTGGAGTTATCAGCTAGAGGAGCTAGCAAATGGCAAAACGCTCGTAATCGAAACTTTTGATGCTCGCGAGATACCGTTCTATGCCAAGCGATGGCTCAAGATAACGGGTGCGATGGCCCACAACCCAAAGTGGATTGCTAAGAGCTTGGTGCGCTTAAAGGCGATCTGCGAAACAAATTAA
- a CDS encoding cytochrome c oxidase subunit 4 translates to MKTNWQLFGGLSVFYVLMAIVYYYVGGEAVGITGMILAACLAGMVGFYVWFTQKRIGRLLPEDRPTAEIAEGAGELGFYSPHSWWPLPVAASAMALGLSLLIGWWLTLIALGALVISIIGFVTEYEKPLPDNAAH, encoded by the coding sequence ATGAAAACTAATTGGCAGCTCTTCGGTGGTCTAAGCGTTTTCTACGTCTTAATGGCGATCGTTTACTACTACGTAGGTGGCGAGGCAGTTGGCATTACAGGAATGATTCTCGCTGCATGCTTGGCAGGCATGGTCGGTTTCTATGTTTGGTTTACCCAGAAACGAATTGGCCGACTACTACCTGAAGATCGTCCTACTGCAGAGATTGCAGAAGGCGCTGGCGAACTTGGTTTTTATAGCCCTCATTCATGGTGGCCTCTGCCGGTTGCGGCAAGCGCGATGGCTTTAGGTCTCTCACTTCTTATTGGTTGGTGGTTAACTCTTATCGCGCTCGGTGCGCTAGTTATCAGCATTATCGGTTTCGTGACTGAGTATGAGAAACCTTTACCTGACAACGCTGCACACTAA